Sequence from the Burkholderia sp. GAS332 genome:
CTGTGCTTGCGCTTCCGATTCGATCGCTTCGTCGATGCTCATGCTCCATTCCTGGTGCAGCATCTTCTTCGTGATGCCGTGCGCGAAAGTCGGACCGGCGACGAGATCGGCGGCGAGCTTTTGCGCGTCCTCGAGGAGCGCCGCCGGTTCGCACAGGCGGTTATAGAAACCCCATGCATGGCCTTCGTCGCCACTCGCCGAGCGGCCGGTGAACAGCAATTCGGCGGCGCGTCCCTGACCGATGATGCGCGGCAGGATCGCGCATGCACCCATATCGCAGCCAGCGAGGCCGACGCGCGAGAACAGGAACGCGAGCTTGCTGCGCGCGGTGCCGAGGCGCATGTCGGACGACATCGCCAGAATTGCACCGGCGCCGGCGCATACGCCGTCGACCGCCGCAATGATGGGTTGCGGGCAATGGCGCATCGCTTTGACCAGGTCGCCGGTCATGCGCGTGAACAGCAGCAGTTCCGGCATCGGCAGATCGATCAGCGGCGCGATGATGTCGTGTACGTCGCCGCCGGAGCAGAAGTTCTCGCCTGCGCCGTGAATGACGACGGCCTTGACGTCGGTTGCATAGGCGAGTTGCCGGAACAGATCGCGCAACTCCGCATACGATTCGAACGTCAGCGGGTTTTTGCGTTCGGGGCGGTTCAGCGTGATCGTCGCGACTTTGTCGGCGACCGACCAGCCGAAGTGCCGCGCTTCGTAACCGGCGAGCGTCAGGCGGTTGCCAGCCAGTAGGGCGTCGGCGTTGGATCGTGTCATGAGTGTCTCCTGTCGAC
This genomic interval carries:
- a CDS encoding Enoyl-CoA hydratase; the encoded protein is MTRSNADALLAGNRLTLAGYEARHFGWSVADKVATITLNRPERKNPLTFESYAELRDLFRQLAYATDVKAVVIHGAGENFCSGGDVHDIIAPLIDLPMPELLLFTRMTGDLVKAMRHCPQPIIAAVDGVCAGAGAILAMSSDMRLGTARSKLAFLFSRVGLAGCDMGACAILPRIIGQGRAAELLFTGRSASGDEGHAWGFYNRLCEPAALLEDAQKLAADLVAGPTFAHGITKKMLHQEWSMSIDEAIESEAQAQAICMSTRDFERAYSAFAAKSRPVFEGD